One Cellulosimicrobium protaetiae genomic region harbors:
- a CDS encoding Gfo/Idh/MocA family protein: MTTTRTLRIAMNGVTGRMGYRQHLVRSILPIREQGGVELPDGTRLQVEPVLVGRNETKLRELAAQHDVEHWTTDLDGAIVDPATDVVFDASMTALRAKTLTKAMQAGKHVYTEKPTAETLAEAIDLARLREETGVTAGVVHDKLYLPGLVKLRRLVDEGFFGRILSLRGEFGYWVFEGDHQAAQRPSWNYRTEDGGGMTTDMFCHWNYVLEGILGSVRTVTAQTTTHIPTRWDEQGREYAATADDAAYGIFEVETPGGDPVVAQINSSWAVRVYRDELVEFQVDGTHGSAVAGLRRCVAQQRAHTPKPVWNPDLPVTEPFRDQWLEVPANADLDNGFKAQWEEFLRDVAAGRPHRYDLLSAARGVQLAELGLRSSAEGRRLDVPEIAL; this comes from the coding sequence ATGACCACCACCCGAACCCTGCGGATCGCGATGAACGGCGTGACCGGCCGCATGGGGTACCGCCAGCACCTCGTCCGCTCGATCCTGCCGATCCGCGAGCAGGGCGGCGTCGAGCTCCCCGACGGCACGCGCCTCCAGGTCGAGCCGGTGCTCGTCGGGCGCAACGAGACCAAGCTCCGCGAGCTCGCCGCGCAGCACGACGTCGAGCACTGGACCACCGACCTCGACGGCGCGATCGTCGACCCGGCGACCGACGTCGTCTTCGACGCCTCGATGACCGCGCTGCGCGCCAAGACGCTCACCAAGGCGATGCAGGCCGGCAAGCACGTGTACACCGAGAAGCCGACGGCCGAGACCCTCGCCGAGGCGATCGACCTCGCGCGGCTGCGCGAGGAGACCGGGGTGACCGCCGGCGTCGTGCACGACAAGCTCTACCTGCCCGGCCTCGTCAAGCTCCGCCGCCTCGTCGACGAGGGCTTCTTCGGCCGCATCCTGTCCCTGCGCGGCGAGTTCGGCTACTGGGTGTTCGAGGGCGACCACCAGGCCGCGCAGCGCCCCTCGTGGAACTACCGGACCGAGGACGGCGGCGGCATGACGACCGACATGTTCTGCCACTGGAACTACGTGCTCGAGGGCATCCTCGGGTCCGTCAGGACCGTCACCGCGCAGACCACGACCCACATCCCCACGCGCTGGGACGAGCAGGGCCGGGAGTACGCCGCGACCGCCGACGACGCCGCGTACGGGATCTTCGAGGTCGAGACCCCGGGCGGAGACCCGGTCGTCGCGCAGATCAACTCGTCCTGGGCCGTGCGCGTCTACCGCGACGAGCTCGTCGAGTTCCAGGTGGACGGGACGCACGGCTCCGCGGTCGCCGGGCTGCGCCGGTGCGTCGCGCAGCAGCGCGCCCACACCCCCAAGCCCGTCTGGAACCCGGACCTGCCCGTCACGGAGCCGTTCCGCGACCAGTGGCTCGAGGTGCCCGCGAACGCCGACCTCGACAACGGCTTCAAGGCGCAGTGGGAGGAGTTCCTGCGCGACGTCGCCGCCGGCCGCCCGCACCGGTACGACCTCCTCTCCGCCGCGCGCGGCGTCCAGCTCGCGGAGCTCGGCCTGCGTTCGTCGGCCGAGGGCCGCCGCCTCGACGTCCCGGAGATCGCGCTGTGA
- a CDS encoding dihydrodipicolinate synthase family protein, giving the protein MRELLVPGPWTTPSAPFTSRVAFAAAHVVPQVGAENVPGAPAVVDWDTTLAYRHRLWEHGLGVADAMDTAQRGMGLDWAATQELVRRSAAEARTVGGRVACGAGTDQLDPAVVAGWEPGDPAALAAVTDAYREQVRVVQDAGAQVIVMASRALARVARSPEEYARVYDAVLAEADAPVILHWLGTMFDPALAGYWGTGDDVAAATDVFVDLVRAHQGRVDGVKVSLLDAEHEKELRARLAALDPGDGPGAPGPVRLYTGDDFNYPELVVGDGRAHSDALLGIFAAIYPAASTALGALDAGHPDRAHAILASTEALGRHVFAAPTYYYKTGIAFLSWLNGTQPAFQMVGGLQSGRSVAHLVALVRLADRAGLLLDPDLAARRARAFLEANGAAA; this is encoded by the coding sequence ATGCGCGAGCTGCTCGTGCCCGGTCCCTGGACGACGCCGTCCGCGCCCTTCACGTCGCGCGTCGCCTTCGCGGCCGCGCACGTCGTGCCGCAGGTGGGCGCGGAGAACGTGCCCGGGGCGCCCGCCGTCGTCGACTGGGACACCACGCTCGCCTACCGGCACCGGCTCTGGGAGCACGGGCTCGGCGTCGCCGACGCGATGGACACCGCGCAGCGCGGCATGGGACTCGACTGGGCCGCGACGCAGGAGCTCGTGCGGCGCTCGGCCGCCGAGGCGCGGACGGTCGGCGGCCGGGTCGCGTGCGGCGCGGGCACGGACCAGCTCGACCCCGCCGTCGTCGCGGGCTGGGAGCCGGGCGACCCCGCTGCGCTCGCCGCCGTCACCGACGCGTACCGCGAGCAGGTGCGCGTGGTCCAGGACGCGGGCGCCCAGGTGATCGTCATGGCGTCGCGCGCGCTCGCCCGGGTCGCCCGCTCCCCCGAGGAGTACGCGCGCGTGTACGACGCCGTGCTCGCCGAGGCCGACGCGCCCGTGATCCTGCACTGGCTCGGCACCATGTTCGACCCCGCGCTCGCCGGGTACTGGGGCACGGGCGACGACGTCGCCGCGGCCACCGACGTGTTCGTCGACCTGGTCCGCGCGCACCAGGGGCGCGTCGACGGCGTGAAGGTCTCGCTGCTCGACGCCGAGCACGAGAAGGAACTGCGGGCCCGCCTCGCGGCGCTCGACCCGGGTGACGGCCCCGGCGCGCCCGGTCCCGTGCGCCTCTACACGGGCGACGACTTCAACTACCCCGAGCTCGTGGTCGGCGACGGCCGCGCGCACTCGGACGCGTTGCTCGGCATCTTCGCCGCCATCTACCCCGCCGCGTCGACGGCGCTCGGCGCGCTCGACGCCGGGCACCCCGACCGCGCGCACGCGATCCTCGCGTCGACCGAGGCCCTGGGACGCCACGTGTTCGCCGCACCGACGTACTACTACAAGACGGGGATCGCGTTCCTGTCCTGGCTGAACGGCACGCAGCCCGCGTTCCAGATGGTCGGCGGGCTCCAGTCCGGGCGCTCGGTCGCGCACCTCGTCGCGCTCGTCCGGCTCGCGGACCGGGCCGGGCTCCTGCTCGACCCGGACCTCGCCGCACGCCGCGCGCGCGCGTTCCTCGAGGCGAACGGGGCAGCGGCGTGA
- a CDS encoding sugar phosphate isomerase/epimerase family protein: MTAAAPDLSRCSLNTATVKRATIEEAVALAAEAGYGAVGLWRDRVQEIGAERAAKVVADAGLRVSSLCRGGFLTATGANDVAAALDDNRRAIEEAATVGTRELVLVVGGLPANGTPGQGPRPDAGPADRDVVAARGRVADRLADLAPFAADHGVRLVLEALHPIFAADRAVLSTLGQALDLAAPFDPAVVGVVVDTYHVWWDPDLRSSVTRAGAEGRLAGYQVCDWILPLAPDPLLSRGYVGDGYVDFATITRWVAEAGYVGDVETEIFHQEVWDDEPRTVVATVADRYARHVLPHLIPA, encoded by the coding sequence GTGACCGCCGCGGCGCCTGACCTCTCGCGCTGCTCGCTCAACACCGCGACGGTCAAGCGCGCGACGATCGAGGAGGCGGTCGCGCTCGCCGCGGAGGCGGGCTACGGGGCCGTCGGGTTGTGGCGCGACCGGGTCCAGGAGATCGGCGCCGAGCGGGCCGCGAAGGTCGTCGCCGACGCCGGGCTGCGCGTGTCGTCGCTGTGCCGGGGCGGGTTCCTCACCGCGACCGGCGCGAACGACGTCGCCGCGGCGCTCGACGACAACCGGCGCGCGATCGAGGAGGCGGCCACGGTCGGGACGCGCGAGCTCGTGCTCGTCGTCGGCGGGCTCCCGGCGAACGGCACGCCCGGGCAGGGGCCGCGGCCCGACGCCGGCCCGGCCGACCGCGACGTCGTCGCGGCTCGCGGGCGCGTCGCCGACCGGCTCGCCGACCTCGCGCCGTTCGCCGCGGACCACGGCGTGCGGCTCGTGCTGGAGGCGCTGCACCCGATCTTCGCGGCGGACCGCGCGGTGCTCTCCACGCTCGGCCAGGCGCTCGACCTGGCCGCACCGTTCGACCCTGCGGTCGTCGGCGTGGTCGTGGACACCTACCACGTGTGGTGGGACCCGGACCTGCGGTCGAGCGTCACGCGCGCCGGGGCCGAGGGTCGGCTCGCGGGGTACCAGGTGTGCGACTGGATCCTGCCCCTGGCCCCCGACCCGCTCCTCTCGCGCGGCTACGTGGGCGACGGCTACGTCGACTTCGCGACCATCACCCGGTGGGTCGCCGAGGCCGGGTACGTCGGCGACGTCGAGACCGAGATCTTCCACCAGGAGGTCTGGGACGACGAGCCCCGGACCGTCGTCGCGACCGTGGCGGACCGCTACGCCCGCCACGTGCTGCCCCACCTGATCCCGGCCTGA
- a CDS encoding heavy metal translocating P-type ATPase, whose translation MDHRTEHDHGHQPGPDAGDAHRSHAHHAERTAHAATAAHAGHDHASHDTAAHGHDAHDMPGYEKSGHETSGHDAHAGHDMSGHGGHGDHVGQFRRLFWIMLVLAVPTVALNPMFAMLLGYDLPDATWASWVSPVLGTVIYLWGGRPFLSGAVSELRSRKPGMMTLISLAITVAFVSSLGASLGLLAHELDVWWELALLVVIMLLGHWLEMRSLAQTASALDSLAALLPDEAARVAEDGTVTTVAPTDLRVGDLVVVRPGGRVPADGEVASGSADVDESMITGESRPVRRTVGDAVVAGTVATDDALRVRITAVGEDTALAGIQRLVADAQASSTKTQRLADRAAGWLFWYALGAAALTIALWLVFGTPEQALIRAITVLVIACPHALGLAIPLVVSLSTERAAKAGVLVKDRLALERMRTVDTVLFDKTGTLTAGEPVVAHLATAGGTTEDELLALAAAAEADSQHPLARAIVDRAAEREIEVPQATGFRSLTAVGVEATVPTPQGARRVAVGGPALLRERGLDPLPDADAWAHDGATVLHVVVSPEPGPGPHDDEHGHEHGHAAGEVVGAFALADAIRPESREAVDALHRRGIKVVMITGDAEPVARAVGRELGIDQVFAGVRPEDKDAKVAELQHDGRVVAMVGDGVNDAPALAQADVGIAIGAGTDVAIASAGVILASSDPRAVLSIIELSHASYRKMQQNLWWAAGYNIAAVPLAAGVLAPVGFVMPMAVGAILMSASTVIVALNAQLLRRTDLDPAHLASR comes from the coding sequence GTGGACCACCGTACGGAGCACGACCACGGGCACCAGCCCGGTCCGGACGCCGGCGACGCGCACCGGTCGCACGCGCACCATGCCGAGCGCACCGCGCACGCAGCGACCGCTGCGCACGCGGGGCACGACCACGCGAGCCACGACACCGCCGCGCACGGTCACGACGCGCACGACATGCCCGGGTACGAGAAGTCCGGCCACGAGACGTCCGGCCACGACGCGCACGCCGGGCACGACATGTCCGGCCACGGCGGCCACGGCGACCACGTCGGCCAGTTCCGCCGCCTCTTCTGGATCATGCTCGTGCTCGCCGTCCCGACGGTCGCGCTGAACCCCATGTTCGCGATGCTCCTCGGCTACGACCTGCCCGACGCCACGTGGGCGTCGTGGGTGTCCCCCGTGCTCGGCACCGTGATCTACCTCTGGGGCGGGCGCCCGTTCCTCAGCGGTGCCGTGAGCGAGCTACGGAGCCGCAAGCCCGGGATGATGACGCTCATCTCGCTCGCGATCACGGTCGCGTTCGTGTCGTCGCTCGGTGCGAGCCTCGGGCTGCTCGCGCACGAGCTCGACGTGTGGTGGGAGCTCGCGCTCCTCGTCGTCATCATGCTGCTCGGCCACTGGCTCGAGATGCGCTCCCTCGCGCAGACCGCGTCGGCGCTCGACTCGCTCGCCGCGCTCCTGCCGGACGAGGCGGCGCGCGTCGCCGAGGACGGGACGGTCACGACCGTCGCGCCGACCGACCTGCGCGTGGGCGACCTGGTCGTCGTCCGCCCGGGCGGGCGCGTGCCCGCCGACGGCGAGGTCGCGTCGGGGTCCGCGGACGTCGACGAGTCGATGATCACCGGTGAGTCGCGGCCCGTGCGCCGCACCGTCGGCGACGCGGTCGTCGCCGGGACCGTCGCGACGGACGACGCGCTGCGCGTGCGGATCACGGCCGTCGGCGAGGACACCGCGCTCGCGGGCATCCAGCGGCTCGTCGCCGACGCCCAGGCGTCCTCGACCAAGACGCAGCGCCTCGCCGACCGCGCCGCGGGCTGGCTGTTCTGGTACGCGCTCGGCGCGGCCGCCCTGACCATCGCCCTGTGGCTCGTCTTCGGGACGCCGGAGCAGGCGCTCATCCGCGCGATCACCGTGCTCGTCATCGCGTGCCCCCACGCCCTCGGCCTGGCGATCCCGCTCGTCGTGTCGCTCTCGACCGAGCGGGCCGCGAAGGCCGGCGTCCTGGTCAAGGACCGCCTCGCGCTCGAGCGCATGCGCACGGTGGACACGGTCCTGTTCGACAAGACCGGGACGCTCACGGCGGGCGAGCCCGTCGTCGCGCACCTGGCCACCGCGGGCGGCACGACCGAGGACGAGCTCCTCGCCCTCGCTGCCGCAGCCGAGGCCGACAGCCAGCACCCGCTCGCACGGGCGATCGTCGACCGTGCGGCCGAGCGCGAGATCGAGGTCCCGCAGGCGACCGGCTTCCGCTCGCTCACCGCGGTCGGGGTCGAGGCGACCGTGCCGACGCCGCAGGGCGCACGCCGCGTCGCCGTCGGTGGCCCCGCGCTCCTGCGCGAGCGCGGCCTCGACCCGCTGCCCGACGCCGACGCGTGGGCGCACGACGGCGCGACCGTCCTGCACGTGGTGGTCTCGCCCGAGCCGGGCCCCGGTCCCCACGATGACGAGCACGGTCACGAGCACGGCCACGCGGCCGGCGAGGTCGTGGGCGCGTTCGCCCTCGCGGACGCGATCCGCCCCGAGTCGCGCGAGGCGGTCGACGCCCTGCACCGCCGCGGCATCAAGGTCGTCATGATCACGGGCGACGCCGAGCCCGTCGCCCGCGCGGTCGGGCGCGAGCTGGGCATCGACCAGGTGTTCGCGGGCGTGCGCCCGGAGGACAAGGACGCGAAGGTCGCCGAGCTCCAGCACGACGGGCGCGTCGTCGCGATGGTCGGCGACGGCGTCAACGACGCCCCGGCGCTCGCGCAGGCGGACGTCGGCATCGCGATCGGCGCGGGCACGGACGTCGCCATCGCGTCGGCCGGGGTGATCCTCGCGAGCTCCGACCCGCGCGCGGTGCTGTCGATCATCGAGCTGTCGCACGCCTCGTACCGCAAGATGCAGCAGAACCTGTGGTGGGCCGCGGGCTACAACATCGCGGCGGTGCCGCTCGCGGCGGGCGTGCTCGCCCCCGTCGGGTTCGTCATGCCGATGGCGGTGGGCGCCATCCTCATGTCCGCCTCGACGGTCATCGTGGCGCTCAACGCGCAGCTCCTGCGCCGGACCGACCTCGACCCGGCCCACCTCGCATCCCGCTGA
- a CDS encoding alpha/beta family hydrolase: MTTPNPVRPVAGVLLTPGAGASRDHRALVAIDDALGALDPPVPVRRVDFPYRTAGKRMPDRPPVAIAHVRAEAEAFAAQLGTTTDRLVLGGRSYGGRMCSMAVAEGLPAAGLALVSYPLHPPGKPERLRTEHFPDLRVPVLLVSGRTDPFATPDELTEHTAAIPGPVTRVELPGAHDLKGQDAAVCDALVAWLTTLSA; the protein is encoded by the coding sequence GTGACCACGCCGAACCCCGTCCGGCCCGTCGCCGGCGTCCTGCTCACGCCGGGCGCCGGCGCGAGCCGTGACCACCGCGCGCTCGTCGCGATCGACGACGCGCTCGGGGCGCTCGACCCGCCGGTGCCCGTGCGGCGCGTCGACTTCCCGTACCGGACCGCGGGCAAGCGGATGCCCGACCGCCCGCCCGTCGCGATCGCCCACGTGCGCGCCGAGGCCGAGGCGTTCGCCGCCCAGCTCGGCACGACGACGGACCGCCTCGTGCTCGGCGGTCGCTCGTACGGCGGGCGCATGTGCTCGATGGCCGTCGCCGAGGGGCTGCCCGCCGCCGGGCTCGCGCTCGTCAGCTACCCGCTCCACCCGCCCGGGAAGCCCGAGCGCCTGCGCACCGAGCACTTCCCGGACCTCCGCGTGCCCGTGCTCCTCGTCTCGGGGCGCACCGACCCGTTCGCGACGCCCGACGAGCTCACCGAGCACACCGCCGCGATCCCCGGTCCGGTCACGCGCGTCGAGCTGCCCGGTGCGCACGACCTCAAGGGCCAGGACGCGGCGGTGTGCGACGCGCTCGTCGCGTGGCTCACGACGCTCAGCGCCTGA
- a CDS encoding rRNA adenine N(6)-methyltransferase family protein, whose amino-acid sequence MAGPGTRREWGWHPLTTEHAARVVDDAGVRPGQLVLDLGAGDGALTRHLVAAGARVLAVELHPRRARALRERFADADVTVLEVDLADLRLPRRPFRVVANPPFALTSPLLARVLARGSALVAADVVVQRQAARRIVAGEGTAGRAARRWAVEVGRAVPRSAFRPPPRVDAAVLRVRRGRR is encoded by the coding sequence GTGGCCGGGCCGGGCACGCGACGCGAGTGGGGCTGGCACCCGCTCACGACTGAGCACGCGGCGCGCGTGGTCGACGACGCCGGGGTGCGTCCCGGCCAGCTCGTCCTCGACCTCGGGGCCGGGGACGGCGCCCTCACGCGTCACCTCGTCGCGGCGGGCGCGCGCGTCCTCGCCGTCGAGCTGCACCCGCGGCGGGCCCGCGCCCTGCGCGAGCGGTTCGCCGACGCCGACGTGACGGTCCTCGAGGTCGACCTCGCCGACCTGCGCCTGCCGCGGCGCCCGTTCCGCGTCGTCGCGAACCCGCCGTTCGCCCTGACGTCGCCCTTGCTCGCCCGCGTGCTCGCGCGGGGCTCCGCGCTCGTGGCGGCGGACGTCGTCGTGCAGCGCCAGGCGGCGCGGCGCATCGTCGCGGGCGAGGGCACGGCGGGGCGCGCCGCACGGCGCTGGGCCGTCGAGGTCGGGCGGGCCGTGCCGCGGTCGGCGTTCCGGCCGCCGCCACGTGTCGACGCGGCCGTGCTCCGTGTCCGGCGCGGGCGGCGCTGA
- a CDS encoding alpha/beta hydrolase, with amino-acid sequence MTTPLSRRPARRALACAATLVLALVVGACSVPPKQQTPVDDVATAAAGTGETGPEGFEDFYGQGLAWEDCGGGWECTTARAPLSWADPGAGEIELALKRLPATGERIGSLLTNPGGPGASGVDFIATLAPTVGERVTEAYDLVGFDPRGVGLSSSVVCLDDAAKDESLSRDYDTDEAGLEALAEDRRAWADACAENTGDLLGQVDTQSAARDMDMLRAVLGDEKLAYLGYSYGTQLGATYAGLFPEKVGRLVLDGAIDTTLDPDTISEQQAVGFEDALRAYVEDCQAGGECPLRGDADQGMRQIRSLLDAAKANPLPTDSERRVTQTLGFYGIAVTLYNDQSWPVLTQALTEAFEEGTGNLLLYLADFYNDRNADGTYSSNSSEAFRAVNCLDGRQDDDPEAMQAQLERLEEAAPTMGSFFAFGGLTCDGWAYPVAEPEFDLHAEGAAPVVVIGTTNDPATPYVWAEGLADTLDSAVLLTWEGEGHTAYGRSNACVGDAVDAYLVDGTVPEDGLRC; translated from the coding sequence GTGACGACCCCCCTCTCCCGCCGCCCCGCTCGCCGCGCGCTGGCCTGCGCCGCGACCCTCGTCCTCGCCCTCGTCGTCGGGGCGTGCTCGGTGCCGCCGAAGCAGCAGACCCCGGTGGACGACGTCGCGACCGCCGCGGCCGGGACGGGCGAGACGGGACCCGAGGGGTTCGAGGACTTCTACGGGCAGGGCCTCGCCTGGGAGGACTGCGGCGGGGGCTGGGAGTGCACGACGGCGCGCGCGCCCCTGTCGTGGGCGGACCCCGGCGCGGGGGAGATCGAGCTCGCGCTCAAGCGCCTGCCGGCGACGGGGGAGCGCATCGGTTCCCTGCTGACGAACCCGGGCGGCCCCGGCGCCTCCGGCGTCGACTTCATCGCGACCCTCGCGCCGACGGTGGGCGAGCGCGTCACCGAGGCCTACGACCTCGTCGGGTTCGACCCGCGCGGCGTCGGGCTGTCCTCGTCCGTGGTGTGCCTCGACGACGCCGCGAAGGACGAGTCCCTGTCGCGCGACTACGACACCGACGAGGCCGGCCTGGAGGCGCTCGCGGAGGACCGTCGGGCGTGGGCCGACGCGTGCGCCGAGAACACGGGCGACCTGCTCGGACAGGTCGACACGCAGAGCGCCGCGCGCGACATGGACATGCTCCGAGCCGTGCTCGGCGACGAGAAGCTCGCCTACCTCGGGTACTCCTACGGGACGCAGCTCGGGGCGACGTACGCGGGGCTCTTCCCGGAGAAGGTCGGCCGGCTCGTGCTCGACGGCGCGATCGACACGACGCTCGACCCGGACACGATCTCCGAGCAGCAGGCGGTCGGCTTCGAGGACGCGCTGCGCGCGTACGTCGAGGACTGCCAGGCCGGGGGCGAGTGCCCGCTGCGCGGGGACGCGGACCAGGGGATGCGGCAGATCCGCAGCCTGCTCGACGCCGCGAAGGCGAACCCGCTGCCGACCGACTCCGAGCGTCGCGTGACGCAGACGCTCGGCTTCTACGGCATCGCGGTGACGCTGTACAACGACCAGAGCTGGCCGGTGCTGACGCAGGCGCTCACGGAGGCGTTCGAGGAGGGCACGGGCAACCTGCTGCTCTACCTGGCCGACTTCTACAACGACCGCAACGCGGACGGGACGTACTCGTCCAACTCGTCGGAGGCGTTCCGCGCGGTCAACTGCCTCGACGGTCGCCAGGACGACGACCCCGAGGCGATGCAGGCCCAGCTCGAGCGCCTCGAGGAGGCGGCACCCACGATGGGCTCGTTCTTCGCGTTCGGCGGCCTCACGTGCGACGGCTGGGCGTACCCCGTGGCAGAGCCCGAGTTCGACCTGCACGCCGAGGGCGCCGCGCCGGTCGTCGTCATCGGGACGACGAACGACCCGGCCACCCCGTACGTCTGGGCCGAGGGGCTCGCGGACACGCTCGACTCGGCCGTCCTGCTCACGTGGGAGGGCGAGGGCCACACCGCCTACGGCCGCTCGAACGCGTGCGTCGGCGACGCCGTCGACGCCTACCTCGTGGACGGGACGGTGCCCGAGGACGGCCTGCGCTGCTGA
- a CDS encoding low temperature requirement protein A has protein sequence MDAPLTAPGPAPRWGLRTDLLRHGDSGDSSRVGYVELFFDLVFVFAVTQLSHGLIEHPGAETLAHTLVLGVAVWWVWVDTMWVTNWLDPERAAVRAMLIVLMLLGLVLASAIPEAFGDKALLFAVMLVTMQVGRSVFVMVAMGRVWPENALNFVRISVWLVVSGTFWVAGALLEEQRLALWAVAAAIDLAGPRAMFWLPGLGASRASTWVVRGEHMAERVSLFVIICLGESIIVTGAAFAELPLDATTVSAFCSAFASTVLMWLLFFDRSERRATEYFTSRDERGMVAQTAYTYVPFVIVTGIVLTAVADELVLLHPLGHDGAGHADAWTAALVCGAAATYLVGNALFRRATGGAWSVPHLLGALAVGVLFVTHSWLTPLTLNWVTDGILLAVIVGDVVRARRRAEAEPG, from the coding sequence ATGGACGCACCGCTCACGGCTCCTGGTCCCGCGCCACGCTGGGGACTGCGCACCGACCTCCTGCGGCACGGCGACAGCGGCGACTCGAGCCGCGTCGGCTACGTCGAGCTCTTCTTCGACCTCGTCTTCGTCTTCGCGGTCACGCAGCTCTCGCACGGCCTCATCGAGCACCCGGGCGCCGAGACCCTCGCGCACACCCTCGTCCTGGGCGTCGCCGTGTGGTGGGTGTGGGTCGACACGATGTGGGTGACGAACTGGCTCGACCCCGAGCGGGCCGCCGTCCGGGCGATGCTCATCGTCCTCATGCTGCTCGGCCTCGTGCTCGCGAGCGCCATCCCCGAGGCGTTCGGCGACAAGGCCCTGCTGTTCGCGGTCATGCTCGTGACGATGCAGGTGGGGCGCAGCGTGTTCGTCATGGTCGCCATGGGGCGGGTCTGGCCCGAGAACGCGCTGAACTTCGTCCGCATCTCGGTCTGGCTCGTCGTCTCGGGGACCTTCTGGGTCGCGGGCGCGCTCCTGGAGGAGCAGCGGCTCGCCCTCTGGGCCGTGGCAGCGGCGATCGACCTGGCGGGCCCGCGCGCGATGTTCTGGCTCCCGGGCCTCGGGGCGTCGCGCGCGAGCACGTGGGTCGTGCGGGGCGAGCACATGGCGGAGCGCGTCAGCCTGTTCGTCATCATCTGCCTCGGCGAGTCGATCATCGTCACGGGCGCCGCGTTCGCGGAGCTCCCGCTCGACGCGACGACCGTCTCCGCGTTCTGCTCCGCGTTCGCGAGCACGGTGCTCATGTGGTTGCTGTTCTTCGACCGCTCCGAGCGGCGCGCGACCGAGTACTTCACGTCGCGCGACGAGCGCGGCATGGTGGCGCAGACGGCGTACACGTACGTGCCGTTCGTCATCGTGACGGGCATCGTGCTCACGGCGGTCGCTGACGAGCTCGTCCTGCTCCACCCGCTGGGTCACGACGGCGCGGGCCACGCCGACGCCTGGACGGCCGCGCTCGTGTGCGGTGCGGCGGCGACGTACCTCGTCGGGAACGCGCTGTTCCGCCGGGCGACCGGCGGGGCGTGGTCCGTCCCCCACCTCCTGGGAGCCCTGGCGGTGGGCGTGCTCTTCGTGACGCACTCCTGGCTCACCCCGCTCACGCTCAACTGGGTCACGGACGGCATCCTGCTCGCCGTCATCGTGGGCGACGTGGTGCGGGCGCGGCGCCGGGCGGAGGCGGAGCCGGGGTGA
- a CDS encoding SHOCT domain-containing protein — MDFWDFFWLLVWSFFFIAYLIVLFQIIADLFRDRELSGWWKALWIIFLIFLPILASLVYLIARGRGMAERQAAAVVQAKQDTDAYIRQVANTSPAEQITHAKALLDSGAITPEEFAQLKAKALA; from the coding sequence GTGGACTTCTGGGACTTCTTCTGGCTCCTCGTCTGGAGCTTCTTCTTCATCGCCTACCTCATCGTGCTCTTCCAGATCATCGCGGACCTGTTCCGTGACCGTGAGCTCTCGGGCTGGTGGAAGGCACTGTGGATCATCTTCCTCATCTTCCTGCCCATCCTGGCGTCGCTCGTCTACCTCATCGCCCGCGGGCGCGGGATGGCGGAGCGGCAGGCGGCCGCGGTCGTGCAGGCGAAGCAGGACACCGACGCGTACATCCGGCAGGTCGCGAACACGTCGCCGGCCGAGCAGATCACGCACGCGAAGGCGCTCCTCGACTCGGGCGCCATCACGCCCGAGGAGTTCGCGCAGCTCAAGGCCAAGGCGCTCGCCTGA